A stretch of DNA from Nitrosopumilus zosterae:
ATCCTTTGATAGATGATGCAATTGATAAATCTCGAAAGGTTTCCGGTATGGCATCTGTGTTTAATGAAGATTTTGATGTGTCTGTAGAATTTACAAATTCTCAAGAAATACTGCGAGGTCTTGATTTTAAAGATTGCATAGTAAGTGGATATGACATATTGACTCTGAGAGATAAGGAGGAAGGCTATACTGGAAAACGAGGATTTGCTACTGCTGAAATTCTTGATGTTGCTTGTTCTGGTTTGACTCCAGTTAATCCTGCTTTTGATAACTTGCATGATGCCAAAGAATCTCGGTATTCTCAGATGAGTAATACTCACACGACAAATTCCTATAACATGGGAAATGGTCCCCACATAATTGCCACTTTTGATTTTAACAGTGGCACTGAAGTTGTAGATTTTCCCGAGTTCTACCAAGGCAATCTGATTGCAAGGGCAAATCCAACATTTACACTTGTGGGGGTTCCTGGTGTCACTCCATTGCTATATGATGTAGTTGATCGTACTAGGGAGTCTGGATCAAAATCAACTGGTGTCTCTTCCCAAGTAGAATTGTTTGATGTAAATCTTGTTCTAGTATATGGCGATGATGTTGTTCGGGGCTTTGATTATACAAAATGTCGTATTGTCGATTATATGGTAAGAACAGAACACGATGGAGAGGAGAGCTTTTACAAAGGATTTGCTTTAACTGATGAATTCTATTTTGAATGCCATGGGTATGAACCATTTGATCCAAAATATGATGCGCTATTTGATGCTCCACATGCAAAGACAGAGTCTTCGTTAAATTGGAAAGAAAAACAAAGAGATACTTGGGGTTCTAACTTTAGATAAATTACCTTATGCTCTTCCAATCAACATTCTCGTTTTTGACCCAGAGGAATTTCTTTTGCAATGCAGATGTGTACAGTTTCTCCCATTCTGCACCTACCTCATCAGTCCATGCCTTGAAAACGCGAGGATCGATATAATTTCTCAAAGATGTTCCGATGTTGTAATCTTTAGTTTTCTCAGACAGATCAATTTGCAATTCTAATTTCTGCAATCTTTCTTTGTGTTTTGCCTTTTGTTTTTTGATTTGCTCGTTTAATGTCTTGACTCGCTTTTCTTTGGCCTTCTTTTGTACATCTGTCTTTGGGGCAGATGCCTCGACTTTTTTAAGAGTCTCTTGTGTCTTCTTCCAAGACTCTTCCTTTTCGACTTTTTTAAGAGTCTCTCTTTTCTTTTCTAATGATTGCTCAAATGTCTTTGGAATTGTTCTTTTGTGATTGCACATCATGGCAGCTTCAAGATTTGCCAATTTTGCATGGTATAGTTTCTCAGTTGCGGTCTTTCCCTTCATGTCATCATGTTTGACTAGGTAGTTTTTGACAACCGTTGTAGCAAGATATGTTCTGAACACCTTGGCAGTTAGACCCTTTACAATGCTTGAATAATATGCATTAACGTGCCTTGATGTAATGTCGTCAAAAATCTCGTCTTTTGGTTTTTTCTTTTCTACTAATTTCTTTAGGTTCTCTTGAAACTGCTTATCGTGTCCTTCTGCAACTACTGTCTCTTGCCATCTTACACTATCTTTTCCGAGAAAATCAAATTCTATGGTCTTATCAGTAATTTTGATGTGCTCTTTTCTTAGTGTGGTGGCACCTACGGTATCTGCCTCGTCAGGATCCTTTTCGTCTCCGACCCTCATCGCGGTTCTATAAATCAAATAACATGCAGTTGCAATTCTGCTAATTTTTGGATCCTTTATTTTCATGTCCTTTACAATTCTGTCTTTGATTTTGTCGATCTCCTTTGCAAGCTTTACTGCTTTTTCGTACTTTTCTTTATCACGATCTTGCTTTAGTCCTGCAGTATCTGCAAGCCACACGTATTTTCTTTTTTGCGTCAGAAAATCCATCCAGCTTGCAAGCCACATGGAGTCTTTATCGTGAATAATTTTTCCCCACTCGCCTTCGGGTACTTTGGCCTCTTTTCCAAGATTTAATGTGACGTCTTTTGCAGTGACTCTTGGTTTCCACCTGCCTCTTAGTGGGTGTTCTCCCCTGCCGATGAATATTCCTGGAGGTTCTGCCATATAGTTTCCAACTTCCACCTCCTTTCCATCCATGATGGCAATTCCGTATTTTGACTTTAATTTTTCACGCAGTTCTTTTCTTTTTGCTGCGAGAGCTTTTTTCTCTTCTTTTGTCATCATTTCTCTGGTGTCTTTTTCTTTGTCGACCACTTTGTATGCATTTGAAAAATCAATATCTTCATATGATATTTTTTTAAATTTGGAATCTAGAGTTTTAGCAAAATCTGCTGTAAAATTTTTCTGAAAAACCTTGTCTTGACCATATGGTGTGTCTTTCTTTTTTGCCCATTGATACACCATCTCTTCTTGATTTAGATCAAGAGGGACATTTTCGCCTTTGATCTTAATTGTGATACCTTGAGCCTCATATTCAGGAGGAAATAAGATTCCATTATGTTGTAGCGTTTTCCATTTCATTCTTTTCACTTTAAAATTGCGGACTTTGACAAAAACTCTATTCTATGCGTATATCAATTTAACGTACAAGAGATTTTAGCCTGGAAATAGCTCTTTACTCAAGTATTTCTCAAATTCCATGTCTGTTTTCATCTTTTTTGCTTCCATAAACATGGCAGCATCAGTTCCTACAATGTATCTTGGCAACATTTCATCATCATGAATTGCTTTCATTATCACTTTGGCAACCTCTGATGGTGACGTTCCCATTTGCACCATCATCTTCAATCCTGCTAGAATATGATCAGTTAGTTCTTTGTATTTTGGGTCTGTCTTTGAATCTGGAATCTTCATTGATTCGAAAAAGTTTGTTTTGATCACTCCTGGCTCAATTAAGGTGGTCTTTATTCCAAACTGCCCGAGTTCGTATCGTAAGCATTCTCCCAGTCCTTCCAGTGCAAACTTTGAACTGATATAAGCTGGAGACCCTGGAAGTCCCATTCTTCCTGCGACTGAACTGATGTTTATGATGTTTCCTGATTTTTGTTTTCTCATGATTGGAGCTACTTCTTGAATTATTCTTATGATGCTGAAAAAATTAGTTTCAAACTGTTTTCTAAAATCATCAATTGACACATCTTCTGTGCATCCAAATTGACCATACCCTGCATTGTTCACTAGTACATCTATTCTTCCACAATCAGCAATTATTTTTTTAATTGTAGAAACTATTGATTCTTCTCTGTCTACATCTAGTTCTATAATTTCAACTGAAAGGTTTTCTTTTTTTGCAGCTTGCTCTATCTCTCCTGCTTTTTTTGTATTTCTCATACTTGCAAAAGTTTTGTATCCGTCCCTTGAAAGTGCCAGTGCTGTTTCTAATCCAATTCCCGAAGAACTGCCTGTGACAAGAGCTACTTTTTCCATGCAATTGCTATAATTTTGGCATATTTATCCCATTTTGATTATCATACTAATGGCCTGTCTCCTTCAGTAGGATCTACCAATTCTGTTTTTTCACCCTTGTGTATTCTTTCAAGAATCTCCAATGCCGAATATTTGTGAAGGAATTCATTATTGTTTCCACATCTGTATGAGAATGTACATCGTGGACACCCTGACTCATTTTTGCATGGACATTCCTTTACAATGTACATGCTTCTCTCAAGGACTTTTTCAAATCTATCATACAATGCTTTACTGGCGCCACTTCCGCCAATTGCACCATCATAGATGAAAATCAGGCCTGACGTGCCTAACGATATGCCTCCCAAGTCTTGAGACACTCCGCCTGTAATCATGTTGCTTCCTTCAATTACGACATGCTCTGTTGCATGATATCCGCTGGCTTCTGTGTAATCCTCATCCTCTGCCTTTTCCATTATCTTTAGTGGTCTTGGTGCATGAAAGACAATCCCTTTTGTAACAAAATCATACTCTAGTGGTGCATCAAGCATCACTTTTTCCCCCTGAGTGATTTCTTGTCCTAGCTCTATGTTGACATATCCGTAGACTTTTTTCTGAATGTGTAATTTACAAAAAGCAACCTCTATTCCGTTTGCTCTTCTTCTCTCAAAAACCGTCTCAATGGTGGGCCATTCTTCTGTGAGTGATTTTGTATAGTATGGATAGTCTCTTGAAATTCTTTCTAGTTTTGCAATATTTTTTTTAGGATAGTCGAATTCTTTTACCTTGTATCTGATTCCTGCTAAAAAATAGATTGCGTCTTTGTGCAACTCCTCAAGCGCGATTGGCAGTACTCTGTCTCCAACTTTTCTGTCTGATAAAAAGATGTCAATAGATTTGCCGATTCCTCTTATGCTGTATTCGTTCAGCATGGAATTTATTTTGTCAAAATTTGGAACAATCCTGTTGTTGATTATTTTGAGATTTTCTCTGATGATGTGGTGTTCAATGATTTCTTCGTGCTCTTTTAATTCGTGTTTGGAAATCGGCCTGTCACATGCCATTGCCAACACTTGAAATTCCTCCACGAATGGATTCTTGGGGTCGATGTATGTTTTTTCAATATCTTCAAAATAATCATCCGGATGATTCTTGTAGTATTGAGAAATAGGATCGTTTCCCAAGGCCAGGAATGCATAACCTCTTTGTCCTTTTCGTGCAGCTCTTCCTATTCTTTGGATCAGTCTGTTTACCGGAATTGTAGATGAGATGACGCAATCCACGTTTCCTACATCTATGCCTAATTCAAGCGTAGGGGTGCATGAAATTGCTTGTAATTTGTCCTCTTTGAACTCTCTCTCTACTGCAGTTCTGTAATTTGCCATCAGCCCTGCACGATGAACTTTGATGTTGACTTTTTGCTTTTTTGCTTGTATTGCTAGAAGCTCGGAGTTTAGATGTGAATTGTTAAACACCATGGTCTTGTGCTTTTTTTCAGTTAATTTTTTTGTCAGTTCTACCATGAGTTTTCTTTGAGTTCTGAGTGATGGAAATAGCATCACAAAATCTGTCTGGCCTTTTTTTCCAGAACCGTGAATTATTTGCATTTTTTCTCCAAACAACTGCTCACAGAATTTTTTTGCGTCATCTAGAGTTGCTGATGCTGCAACAAATTGCAGTTTGTTGCTGCAAATTCTTTTGAGTCTCTTTATGATATAATGTACGTTTGAACCAAAAATTCCCGAATATACGTGGGCCTCATCTACAATCAGAATTCTTGTTGATGATAGTAATGACGAAAATTTTGTCTGATGCCACATGTGATAATGCAACACATCAAAATTTGTAACTAAGATCTGAGGTGGATTTTCAACAATATCTCTTCTTTCTGGAACTTTGGTGTCTCCATCAAAAACTTTGACATCCACTCCGATCTTTTCAGCAAATTTTTGGATTTTTGGGAATTGATCTCTTGCCAAAGCTTTTGTAGGGTATACGAAGATTGCAAAAACATTTCCTTGGTTTGCTTCCTTTTTTATTCTCTGGATGACTGGAATCAAAAATGCTTCCGTTTTTCCTGATGCCGTTGGTGCCTCGATCACAACATTTTCTCCAAACATGATTTCTTGGATTGTCTCTTCTTGAAACTTGTAAAATTCTTCTATCTGTAATTCTTTGAGGTGCTCTGTGATTGATTCCTCCAGGCCCATATCTTCTATTTTGCAGCCCATTTTGGGCTCAGGATTCTTCAAAACTTTGTATTGCGAAATATAGTCTTTTTTTGAAAATAGGATCTCCTCTGTAATTTTGTCTGGCTTGTTATCTGCTATCATCTCTTTGATTTCGTTTTCTGCCCTGATGATTCCCTCATCCTTTAAACCGTCTGATAATCCCTTCTCGGTAACTAGCCCCTTATCAAATCTTGAGAGAAATTCAAGGAATACCTCGTCAATGTTTTTTGAAAATTCTAGCAGATCCTCGATGCCACATTTTCCACAGGAGACATGCATCTTTTTGTTGAATGTTTTTTGTATCTCTATCTTTGATTTACATTTTGGACATGCGAATTTCAAGATCTACTTGATTGGCATTATTTGGTGATTTATTGTTTAATCATCATTATGGATCCATGACATTATTAAGCTAGGAATTGGTCTTGAATTTAAAAATGAAAAAAATTGAAATTAATAATATTTACAATCTAAATTGCATTGAAGGGATGAATTTAATTCCTAAAAATAAGATTGATCTTGTAATTACCGATCCTCCGTTTGCTATAAATTTCAAAGCAAACAAGGCAAATTATAACAGAACGTCATCTAGAGTATTGACCGGTTATAACGAAATCAAACCTGGAGATTACTATGATTTTACATTTGCATGGATGAGTGAAGTTTTTCGAATTCTAAAGGATTCCGGAAGCATGTATGTTTTTTCTGGATGGAATAATCTCAAAGACATTTTGCGTGCATTAGATGACGTCGGATTTACTACAGTTAATCATATTATTTGGAAATATCAATTTGGAGTAGTAACGAAAAAAAAATTTGTTACTTCCCACTATCATTGTCTTTATGTTTGCAAAGACAATAAGAAGCGAAAATTCTATCCTTTTTCCAGATTTCAAAAAAATGACAAAACAAAAGACGGCCGGAGCCTTCATTATAAAGACAAGGAGGACGTATGGGATATCAAAAGAGAGTATTGGACTGGGGATGAAAAAACTCCTACTAAACTTCCTTCTGAGATCATCAAGAAATTACTTGAATATTCAAGTGAAAAAAAAGATGTCGTGTTTGATCCTTTTCTTGGTTCAGGACAAGTTGCAGTTGTAAGTAAATCACTTAATCGACGTTATCTTGGATTTGAAATAGTTTCAGATTACTACAAATTTGCCAAAAAACGACTTGATAAAAACATGTACAGAATAAAGACATCAAAATAATCTACTTTTTACTTTCTGACTCGTCAATTCTCTTTTGGCCTATTTTCTCAGAGATGCTTTTTCTTAACTCGTCATCTGTTTTACCTTCTACTTTGACTCCTGCTGTTCTTGCAATCATCTCCAGCTTTTCTCTTTCTGTTTCAACTGGTCCTGAAATTTTTGGTGATTCTTCGGTAACTTCTTTCATGTGGTCTTGAATTTCGTTTTTTGCTTTGTTGTACTCATTTACTGCTTTTCCAAGTTTTCTTGCAGCACCTGGAAGTCTTCCAGTGCCTAAAATTAGTACCAGTGCTAAAAAAATTATGATTAGCCATTCGCTTCCACCTACGTTTAGTGAATGTTCTAACATATTCTGCTATAACCAAATTTGAAATTAAACGTAATGTTGGAGATTTATGCCTAGAGTGGCAGGAATATTTTCATTGAATATCATTCATGAGAAGTACTTATTGATTTAAATAAATTCAGAACGTTATACATTTATGAAAAAAATTGAAGCTATAATTCAATCTGGAGCAAAAGATGCAGTCGTTGCTGCAATTAAGAAGATTGGCGTTGGTGGAATAACTGTTCACCAAGTTCAAGGACAAGGCTCACAGGATCCTCCGCTAGTTGGACAATACTTTAGCAGGGATATGATAATTTGTGTGGTAGACGATCCTAAAGTGGATGAAATTTTAGATGCGATTGCAAATGTTGCATGCACTGGAACAAAGGGTGACGGTAAAGTTTTTGTCACTCCTGTTGATGACGCACTTGATATTTGCACCAAAAAACGCGGAACCACCTCTATCTAATTTAGAACTCTTTGTGGTTCTAGTTTCTTTCTAGATATGATTGCAAATATTACGACTCCGATTCCTATTATGCAAAATAGCGCATAGGGTGTTTCATTTCCAAATGATTGCGCAATTGGTCCACCAATAGTTGGTCCTATTGCCCAACCCATTCCAAAAATTGTTTCATATGCGCCAATTATTTTCCCTGATATTGCTTTTCTAGTTTTGCTCAAAACAATCTCTAGTGTAAGGGGGAAGAATATGCTGAACCCGAATCCCATCAAAACCAGCGCAATTCCAAAAGTTACTGTTGAATCTGCAAAAATTGACATTGCCAATCCTATTGATGCTGCACTTGTTCCGGCAATCAGAGTTCGACTTGTGTTTCTTGCCAACTTTCCAGCCAATGCAAGAGACACAACTCGTGATATTCCAAAAACAAAATAGAGTGACAAGATATCGGAATCTGTCATGCCTCTGTCATTTAGAAATGCGGGATAAATTGTGAGTATGATTCCGAATGACGATGTACAAAAAATCAGCAATATTATGGCTTCCGGAAATTTTTTCATCTCTTTAATTGATGAAAATGAAAATCCTTCATGATGATTTCTGACGCTTTTTCTTGAAGCTAAAAGAGAAGTGATTATTCCAGTAGCTAGGATGAATGCCGCGATTTGGAATAGAATTCTATATGTGACATCAAGGCTTTCTAGTACTGCTGTTCCAAGCAATGGGCCTACCATAAAACCAATTACAAAAAACATTGTGAACCAAGAAATATTTCTGACTCTGTTTTTCTCGGTGCTTTCATTAGATATTATGGATTCGCACGGTGGCCAAAAAAAGGCATGAGCTATTCCTGTCATAATTCTAAATCCCATTATTTCCGGAACTGATTGTGCAATTGATAAAAGGTAGATGGATGTAGAATTGACTGCAGCTCCTAATGCAAGCAAATAACCATTGTTGATTCTATCAAGAAGAATTCCAACAAATAATGGAATGAACATGTAGGGGATGAAATTTGTTAATCCGATTAATCCGAGCTCAGAATATGTCGCACCGATTACATTCTTTGCAAAAACTGGTAATATTGGACCGTGTAGTCCATATGAAATTCCTATGATTAGACCTGTGATGTTGACTAATATCAGAACTCTGTTCATTTGTATGCGGCAACCATTATTGCCCCGCCCATAAGATCTTTCTCAAATTCAACTCTGGAAAATTTTTCTAGTAATAACGCTTCCAGCTTTTTGTTTGCAGGCCATCTTTTGAATGTCCCATACAATGTTCCAAACTTTAATCCTAATCTTCCACCTGCAACAAACGCTAGAATGGGGAGGATGCATCGCAGATAAAACGAAACTCCTGCTCTGATGAATGCTTCGTCTGGTTTTCCCAAATCAACAATCACGAATCTTCCGTCATTTTTTAAAACTCTGTGAATTTCAGAAATTGCAATCCTCAAATTGATTGCATCCCTTAACGAATATCCGCACAAAACTGCGTCAAATTCCTCGTCTCTAAATGGAATGTGTTCAAAAACTCCATTTGCCATGTCTGGTGATTTATCAAAATGCTTGCCTGTATTTTTTAGCATGGGGACTAGAGGGTCATAAAGTGTAATTGAAATTTTCCCATCAGTTAATTTCATTGCAGTCTTTGACATGTTGCCAAAACCAGAACCTGCGTCAAGAATTTTATTCCCTGGAAGAACTCTTCCCGAAATTCCGCGATTTCTATGCTCTGCATCTTTGCCTAATGAAATTATGGAATTTACTTTGTCATAGACAGGAATGATTTCTCGAAGTACATCCATTACTTCGCCCCAGTAACTTCCTAAACCCATATTTATCGTCTCAGTATACTTGGTTGAATAGTTTTCAAATCTAAAACTTCTATTGAGTGTTAAACTTTGATGCGTTTTTAGAATAATTTTCCAAGTCTGATTCGGAAACTTTCTCAAAAACTTTTGTCTTGTCTGTTATCTTTGCCATCTTTACATTGCTTGCACCATCTTTCTGCTCTGCCTTTAGATTGATTGCTGCAATTGCAAGTCCTGCTGCATCCTCCAAACTCATATCTTTGCTGTAATATTTTTCTAAAAATTCATTGACATCCTCTGCACCTGCACCAATTGCCACTGCTGAATATTGCAAATAAGTTCCACTTGGATCTGTGACATAGATTGATCCTCCCTTTTGATCAATTCCTGCAATAATCATGGAAACTCCATTTGGACGGACTCCGCCATATTGTGTGAATTGGTGTGCTTGATCAGCTAAATGTTTGGCAACTGTTGAGACTTCTACTGATTCATCATAAGTCATTCTATTTCCTTGTGAAAAGAATCTTGCACTATCTACTTGAACACGTGCATCTGGGATGTATCCTGCTGCGGCTACGCCGATATGATAATCCACTTGAAAAATTTTCTGTGTAACGTTCTTAGTCTGTAATGGACGTGGTTTTTCCTCTACTGCTAAAATGACTCCTTCTTTGCTAAGAATCCCAATTGCAGTGGTTCCCCTCTTTACCGTCTCAATTGCGTATTCTACTTGGTAAATTCTGCCATCTGGAGAATACATGGTTGGTGTCATATCGTAACCACGTGATGCCATCATGTTATCACGAGTCCATTCTCAGTCAATTTAAGGGTAATTGTCCTTGCCTGAATATGGAAAAGATCTGGAAATAGGGTTTTAAGCAAAATTATACATGTTCTATTATATGTCAAATCAACTTCTGGAATTCAAAGAAATCATTCGATCAAAGCATGTCTCTAACACAAGAAAACCAGACAAGCAAACTCGGAAATTACTTCTCTACCTTTTCACAAGTACTAGGGGCGGATTCACTCGTTTAAGAATAATTGTGCATCTTCTTGAAAGACCATACAACACGCATCAGTTAGCGCAAACCCTTGATCTTGATTACAAGGCTGTTCAGCACCACATGAAAATTCTTGAAAAAAATAATATGGTCTCAAAAATTGGGGAAAAATACGGGGCAATTTTTCATCTCTCAAACTTCCTTGAATTAAACATACATACTTTGGAAGAGGCAATAGATAAGCTAGATAGAAAAATGAATCAGAAAAAAATATACCTGTGATTTTATATTTACCGATCTCAAATTTTGAATCAAACTTAATATAATATGCTCAATTTTGAAAATCATCTTGGTCAAGAATGATCCTTTTGCAAACGCTACAAAGCAAGTAAATGACGCTTGTGATCTTCTTGGAATTAAAGATCCTGGATTGCGCGAATATCTTGCAATGCCAAATAGAGTTTTGAGAGTAAAGATTCCGGTAAGGATGGATAATGGTAAAATTAGAGTTTTCACAGGTTTTCGAAGTCAGCACAATAACGATCGAGGTCCATACAAAGGAGGCATTCGTTACTTCAATCCAGAAGGTGGAGTTGAATACATGGAACGCGAAGTTATGGCACTTTCATCTTGGATGACTTGGAAATGTGCAATTGTTGATGTTCCGTTAGGCGGGGGAAAAGGTGGCATCTATGTTAATCCTAAAACTGAAAAAATCAGCGAAGCTGAACTAGAGCGATTGACAAGAGGTTTCGCATTTAAAATATTTGAAGTGATTGGTCCTGGAAAAGATATTCCAGCTCCTGATGTTTACACAACGGGAAAAGAAATGACGCAAATCATGGATACTTACAGTAAACTAACTGGAAACATTTACTCTCCTGGTGTGATCACTGGAAAACCAATCTCCATGGGTGGTTCTCTTGCAAGAAATGTTGCAACTGGTTTAGGTGCAGCATACTGTGTAAGGGAAGCTGCAAAAACAATGAAACTTAGTCTGAAAGGTGCCAAAGTTGTTTTGCAAGGATTTGGAAACGCTTCGACATTTGCAGGTGAATACTTGGAAAAAATGGGGGCAAAAATCATTGGTGTTAGTGACTCTAAAGGCTCAATATTGATTTCCAGTGGTGCCAAAGTTAGCAAAATTATTGAATATAAACAAAAACACGGCTCAGTTGTTGGATTTCCAGGGAGTAAAAAGGTTTCAACTGAAGAGCTACTTACTACAAAATGTGATGTTCTAGTTCCAGGTGCATTGGAGAATCAAATTGATGCAAAGATTGCAAAGAATCTGAAATGTAAAATTATTGCCGAAGCTGCAAATGGTCCAACATTGCCAGAAGCTGATCCAATAATTTTCCAAAAGAAAATACTGGTAATCCCCGATATCTTGGCAAACTCTGGCGGTGTATGCATTTCATACCTAGAATGGGTACAAAATAACATGGGCTACTATTGGACATTTGACGAGGTTGCAAACAAGATGGAGAAAAATATCACTAAAGGATTCAAAGATGCATATGAAATGTCAAAGAAACACAAAGTTGACATGAGAAAAGCTACAATGGCTTTAGCAGTTCAAAGAGTTGTTGAGGCATTTAACGAAAAAGGCATCTGGCCTTAGACTAGAAAGGATTCGTAACAAACTAATTGCTCAATAAACATTATCTTTCCTTTTGTAATTAATCTGAGTTTTCTTTTAAAAGACAGATCGATATTTGTTCTTCTTTGCAGCAGTTGAATTGTTTTCCAAGTTAGGTGTCTTCCTTTTCTGTCTCTGTCAAAAAGTATGATGAGGTTTTGATATTTTGCAACGCTGTCTGCAAAGTCTATCATTCCTCTGAACTTGTGAAATTCTAAAACTCTTCCAGAATATCCTAATTTTCTCAATGCATTAGTGTCTCTCTTTCCTTCTACAACAACCACGCTTTTTTCCTTTGAATTCAATTGAAAAACAAAATTTTTCAATTCCCTAATTTCTTGTTCGGAAACTAACACACTAACTAAACTTGTTTTAACATATTAAGCACTTTTGCTAATGGAAAATAATGTCCGACGTTCTACTTGTACAGAATACTAGAATTGAAGGCTCTGGGCATCTTGGTGAACTCCTTAAAGAAGATGGATTTGAAATCACATCTGTTAATGCCAAACACGAACCATTACCTGAAAAAAAATTCTCTCTAGCAGTAATTTTAGGTGCACCTGAAAGCGCAAATGATGACTTGGCATATCTTAAGGCTGAACAGAAACTGATCAAAGACTACGTTCAAGAAAACATTCCTGTCTTGGGAATATGTTTGGGTTCTCAATTAATTGCAAAAACTTTTGGTGCCAAAGTGTACCCTGGGCCTAAAAAAGAAATTGGATTTTACAATGACCTGAAAATATCTGATAATGCCTCCTTCTTTTCAAGCTTTACAAACCCATTCACTGTATTTCATTGGCATGGTGACACGTTTGATTTGCCTGAAGGCGCAATCAGATTAGCATCCTCCAAAAATTATCTCAATCAGGCATTTCAATACAAAAGCGCAATTGGATTACAATTTCATCTGGAAGTAAATGAGGAGATGGTAAATCTGTGGCTTGACAATGCTGAGGAAAAACTCCAAAAAATTCCCTATATTGATCCGCAAAAAATTCGATCAGACATTGTTGACAATATTTCAACTGTAAAATCAAACATGAATAATTTTTACAACAATTTCAAATCGTCATTTGCCCTTTGAACAAAATTTAACATAAAGTTATTATTTTTCACGCTTTGGTTTTGAATGAGCTTTAATCATATGTTTTTTGGTTCTTTCAGGATCGGTAAATTCCATATTACAAATTTTACATGTGTTTGAAAAAGTTGTTTCTCTTTTTAGTATGTTTTTCACCAAACTTTTGTTAAATGAAATCTTTGTTTTCATGATAAAATCTTGGATTTATGATTATAAGGCGTTGCTTAACATTGTTAATCCATCAAGATTGGTAACAATAGTTAAAGTCCCATAAAACATACAATCAACGTTGGCCGAATCCAAAAAATACAGAGATCGAATTTACATTGTCAAAGACATTATTCTTACCCTGTCTGAATACGGGGAGTTGAATCAGACTTCGCTGTTTAGTTTTTGCGGATTAAACATTACAAAACACAAAGAGATTTTAAACAATTTAGAAGAAAACGATATCATACAGAGAATAGAGACAGTAGAGGGGAAAAGGATCATTACAATTTTCAAAGTTACTCCTAAAGGCATGAATTTTTGCCACGAGATACTAGAGCCATATGAGCAATTGTTCCCAAGAAGCGGAAAATCTGACTCTTCAGTAAATCTAGGTTGCTTATTCTTCATCTAAATGAAATTTAGACGATATGTCCTTGTCCAAGTCATCTCGTTTCTTCATATAGTTAGTGTATCTTTGGTTCCAGTTGCTAAGAGAGCGAAATTGTTGTATGCCTGCAACCAGCCAAATTCCAGAAGTGACCAATACCGC
This window harbors:
- a CDS encoding SDR family oxidoreductase: MEKVALVTGSSSGIGLETALALSRDGYKTFASMRNTKKAGEIEQAAKKENLSVEIIELDVDREESIVSTIKKIIADCGRIDVLVNNAGYGQFGCTEDVSIDDFRKQFETNFFSIIRIIQEVAPIMRKQKSGNIINISSVAGRMGLPGSPAYISSKFALEGLGECLRYELGQFGIKTTLIEPGVIKTNFFESMKIPDSKTDPKYKELTDHILAGLKMMVQMGTSPSEVAKVIMKAIHDDEMLPRYIVGTDAAMFMEAKKMKTDMEFEKYLSKELFPG
- a CDS encoding DNA-methyltransferase, translated to MKKIEINNIYNLNCIEGMNLIPKNKIDLVITDPPFAINFKANKANYNRTSSRVLTGYNEIKPGDYYDFTFAWMSEVFRILKDSGSMYVFSGWNNLKDILRALDDVGFTTVNHIIWKYQFGVVTKKKFVTSHYHCLYVCKDNKKRKFYPFSRFQKNDKTKDGRSLHYKDKEDVWDIKREYWTGDEKTPTKLPSEIIKKLLEYSSEKKDVVFDPFLGSGQVAVVSKSLNRRYLGFEIVSDYYKFAKKRLDKNMYRIKTSK
- a CDS encoding DNA topoisomerase I, which gives rise to MKWKTLQHNGILFPPEYEAQGITIKIKGENVPLDLNQEEMVYQWAKKKDTPYGQDKVFQKNFTADFAKTLDSKFKKISYEDIDFSNAYKVVDKEKDTREMMTKEEKKALAAKRKELREKLKSKYGIAIMDGKEVEVGNYMAEPPGIFIGRGEHPLRGRWKPRVTAKDVTLNLGKEAKVPEGEWGKIIHDKDSMWLASWMDFLTQKRKYVWLADTAGLKQDRDKEKYEKAVKLAKEIDKIKDRIVKDMKIKDPKISRIATACYLIYRTAMRVGDEKDPDEADTVGATTLRKEHIKITDKTIEFDFLGKDSVRWQETVVAEGHDKQFQENLKKLVEKKKPKDEIFDDITSRHVNAYYSSIVKGLTAKVFRTYLATTVVKNYLVKHDDMKGKTATEKLYHAKLANLEAAMMCNHKRTIPKTFEQSLEKKRETLKKVEKEESWKKTQETLKKVEASAPKTDVQKKAKEKRVKTLNEQIKKQKAKHKERLQKLELQIDLSEKTKDYNIGTSLRNYIDPRVFKAWTDEVGAEWEKLYTSALQKKFLWVKNENVDWKSIR
- a CDS encoding DEAD/DEAH box helicase codes for the protein MKFACPKCKSKIEIQKTFNKKMHVSCGKCGIEDLLEFSKNIDEVFLEFLSRFDKGLVTEKGLSDGLKDEGIIRAENEIKEMIADNKPDKITEEILFSKKDYISQYKVLKNPEPKMGCKIEDMGLEESITEHLKELQIEEFYKFQEETIQEIMFGENVVIEAPTASGKTEAFLIPVIQRIKKEANQGNVFAIFVYPTKALARDQFPKIQKFAEKIGVDVKVFDGDTKVPERRDIVENPPQILVTNFDVLHYHMWHQTKFSSLLSSTRILIVDEAHVYSGIFGSNVHYIIKRLKRICSNKLQFVAASATLDDAKKFCEQLFGEKMQIIHGSGKKGQTDFVMLFPSLRTQRKLMVELTKKLTEKKHKTMVFNNSHLNSELLAIQAKKQKVNIKVHRAGLMANYRTAVEREFKEDKLQAISCTPTLELGIDVGNVDCVISSTIPVNRLIQRIGRAARKGQRGYAFLALGNDPISQYYKNHPDDYFEDIEKTYIDPKNPFVEEFQVLAMACDRPISKHELKEHEEIIEHHIIRENLKIINNRIVPNFDKINSMLNEYSIRGIGKSIDIFLSDRKVGDRVLPIALEELHKDAIYFLAGIRYKVKEFDYPKKNIAKLERISRDYPYYTKSLTEEWPTIETVFERRRANGIEVAFCKLHIQKKVYGYVNIELGQEITQGEKVMLDAPLEYDFVTKGIVFHAPRPLKIMEKAEDEDYTEASGYHATEHVVIEGSNMITGGVSQDLGGISLGTSGLIFIYDGAIGGSGASKALYDRFEKVLERSMYIVKECPCKNESGCPRCTFSYRCGNNNEFLHKYSALEILERIHKGEKTELVDPTEGDRPLV